Genomic segment of Pochonia chlamydosporia 170 chromosome 1, whole genome shotgun sequence:
GAACGAAAGCGTCTGTACGACGCAGACAAATCTCGACGGATGCGGATACTATCTCCAGAGCTTTTTCGTTCCGCAATGAAGGACGTATCTTGACGAGGCGGCACGCCTACCAGAAGCCCTCTGTCTTGTTCCATTATCCCGTTGGCGACGGATCCTAATTCTCCTTATCGGTGATCCCCAGCAATTCCCACCGGTGGACCACACATATAAGGCAGCATTGTCTACACGCGCTAATAATCGTAAATTTGCTTACTCACAGATCTTCAATCAGATTAGCACCAGTCTGCTGGACCAAGCAGACCAAGCTCATGCGCTGGCATTTTATTTTGCCACAAACTATAGATCTGAGGGAACCGTTTATAACTTTGCTCGGTATCGCATCTTCCCTGGTACAGTCACTTGACAAAAGTCACGATAATGGCGGAATGCAGCCCCATTTTGCCACTCAACCCAACAACTAAAATGCCGCATTTTGCGCCCAAATTTAGCTCAATTAATTTGTAACTTAAGCTAGTTAATAGTAGATGGTTTATCTACTAGAAAATGCAGCTAGTACTTTATGTACTAACCACAGGCTTTCACAACTACAGCTATTTGCCGCGGCATTAAATTAATAAGCCAGTTTAAGAGGTCATCTTTAAATAGCTCCCAAGACTTAATTGCAGCCTTACAGAGGCGTTATTTTGTGCGATTATTAGAGGTTATTCCTGCTAGTTCTAGATAACGCTTTGCAATATCCTCTTTAAGTAACTTCCATAGATTTTCAATTAGATTAAGGTTAGGCGAATATGCTGGCCAGTCCACCAATTCTACCCTATTCTCTTTGGCCCAATTTCTTAACTATTCCTGTACTAATTGGCATGTATGCGTGGAAGCATTATCCTAGGCAAATTTATAACCGGGTTCTGCAATTGTAGGAAGTTAAAATTAAAGGCATTTAAGTACACGTTGCCCGGTAATGCCGCCACGAGCTAATTCCAAGTCCCTAAGCATTAGGTACAAAGAGGTCTTTCTGTTATACAAAAAACCGGCCTAGAATATCTGGGAATGTCTTGTGGGCTTATTTTAAGGCTTTACATTCTGTGGTAGAAGCCATTTGCCCTATAGATATTAGTATTAGTTAGAATAGATGATCTTCTGAGATGTACTTTACGGCAATAAGCCTATGGATGCCTCTCTCCCTTTCCACGTTTAATTGTAGTCTTATCTGAGAAGATCTATTTGCGCTAAAATAAGGGCAACTTATAAAGGTATTTTTGTGCAAATTCTAGCCTTTCTAGGGCTAGCTCTAGTGTTAATTTTAGTTACTATAGAGCTTTCTTGTGCTAAATACTCTCTTTTATAAGGAACCAGGTTAATGTCCTAATAGAGCAACTAAGACTAGCTTGCTAAAGGATATCATTATTCTTAATGAAAGGGTTATCCCTAATTAATTAAAATATATGTCTTTTATTGCGGTCTAAGAACATTAGTGGCCGGCCAGAACGCGGCAAAGATTGTGCTAATATTTAGTCGCAATAGCAGCATTAAATGCCATACGCGGTTGCAAGCGGAACTCCTTTATTCTTAGCGATTTCTCGCCCTATTATTCCCGATTTAAATGTAGATATAATTCTTGCCCTCTTGTGAGGGCTATATTTAAGTCTGGAAGACATTACATTAATTTTGGCAGAATTATAGTGGTTTGAAGAGGAAGTGTGCAGACGGAAGGTGACGTGGCGTAACGCGGTGGCGCGTTAATTATCGTGACTTTTGTCACCCCACTGTACCTCTAACGTTCACCGGTATAAAGGGACCAATAGGTCTTAACAATGCTCTAACTGGTTCCGCCAATACCTTCCTGCGGCCGAGACAACCATGTCTTTATTGACATGGAGAGCGACGAATCTTCCAAAGGAAAATCCTTATTTGGCTTATTGGTCGGTGGCGCCGTGTGTAGCCTCATCCAACGTCACAGAAGGATGAATCACGCCTTCGGAAATGCCAGGCGAAAGCATAACAAGTGTCGGTGATAGTCTGCCGAGACTGACATTGGTATGTGAACATGAACGGCGCGCAGCATTTGGTTGGTCTCAGCAACCTCGAAATCCAGGTTGCCTTGGTGTCACCCGCAACTGCTGCGTTGACTTCGTTGAGGGTGGTTCGCACGCACTGTGAACAAGACTCCGCCTCGGATACCTCTGTGGTTACGACTGTCTTTCTAGACGCAGTCTCGGGATTGGGCCCTGCACACTCTGACACCCAAGCCAATGAAGCCGCTATGCCTCACGTGTCACCAGATGTCCAACCGGAATCTCCGGCACCTCCAGCGCCTCCCGCTGCGACGCCTCCTGCAGCGAGCACACAAATGCCAGCCGACTCAGGAAGCGCCATCCACGGCGCCAGGGCCCTTAGGCGCCGAATGGATCAGATTGCACACCAGCAGACTGCTCCACGAGCACCAAGACACCCAGAATGCAACGACGTTCAGCAACGCAACCAACTAAACCACATCGTAGCCATAACGGCCAGCCGTCATACCGACGTTTTGTCTCAGAATGTTGTCCAGGGACGGCGAGAGCCGACCGGGGTGGTACAGGTCACCCGTCAACCACAAGAGCGAAGCGATGACAACTGCTACCATGTGAGGTCGGAGACAGAGCTGGGGAGAGAGGGATGATGACAATCAAACGGTCGCTTGTGAACCATGAGTAGAGAAACGGTTTCTGGTCAGTCGGGACGCAACGGGTTTAAACTTAGGCCACATACAGGGCGGGGAGGAGGGTTTTCAAAAGTATGTAAACTCATAAAACGCACCTCATATCTCAGTGTATGCTAACGTATATTaagatgtgttggtgtatacttggctgtgggcaaataccttttaccacagactgtacagTCAGGCACGGGTCGCAGGTGCTGAACTCGGAAACTTTTGAGAACCAGCACATCTTTCTCATTTCGGGGACGATTATTGTGACAGCGAGAAGCAAGATGGTTCTGCAACCGGGTATTTCAGGTTTTCATTTCTGgcgaaatgaagaaaacatCGCAATCCGACGCAGCACTAGAGCCTGTTGAATAATCGAAGAGTGCAAAGGCCTCGGGCTCCGGAGGAAAATCGCACAACGATAAACAACCAGAATTGCAGCAGAAACGAAAGGCAAGACAAACATCACTGGCCAAAGAACATCCACAGGATGGCAACCAGTCAGGGAACAGGCAACCACCAGCACGACAAAGAAAACGAAAGACAAGTCCATCATCTGTTGTTGGGGAGGACTCAGACATTGCTAAACTGGCAAAGAACGAACAAGCGCAAGACGCTGGACAACGACAACAAATgaaggcaaaaagaagacTGATGAGACTGATCTTCGTGAGGAGCTTGATTTGGCGAAGAAAGCAGGTAACAAGGAATTTGAAGATTTTGGGATGACAGGCACAGATTTGCATCTCGCCACCATACACAAAATAGACGAACTGATGGACGAGTTACACAGTTCCACCAAAAAGCGTCGTAAGTGTTAGGGTTACCCAAGACTCTTTCAGCTAGCTAACATAATGAACCACAGTGGGACTCGAAACAACACAGGACAAACACAGCCAAGTAACATGACATTCGTGACGGAAGAGTGAGGCTGCATATGGAAACGCAGAGTCCATTGGCTGGACGAGTCGTACACAGCCTCAAATATTTTGTGGCTGTTTGATAAGTATCCGTAGCTGAACTCAGCAATATGCCAACTTGTAGCAGACTATCGTGTCTCGCGAGAATTCAGTTACAAAgatgcatcatcaacaaagcGGATCAGGGGCAAAGTGCTTTGCCAGGAAGCGCACCCGAACGGTAGACAGTTCCTCGGAAGATTCCTGCTCCGATGGGTCAGATGGACCAGATGGTATGAGCTTATGAAAAGCATCCCAATGACTCTACAAACTAGAACTAATGAAATGCAGTTACTCGCATAAGAACTACCGAGAACGCCAGGGATGCCTTTCCAATCCAAGTCGACTGGCGACGCCTACTCTGCCAAAATCTTCATCTCGATCATGAAGAAACCGACAATGTTATCAGGGCGTCTCTGCAGGGTATCATGCAGAGGCTCAAAGAAGCTGATCGCTTGTTGCAAATGTCCTCCAACGTAGACCAATTAATGGTCCcggagtaccagaccatGCACAGAGTTCGTTGCCATGAACAACTTACGACAGAACTCTTCTTAGgcgagccatggccagtAAGGAACACCAGCGGCGATATCCACCTAAGAGGGAGCGGACTTGTGGACAATCTAGAATTACATTTGGAGCGTCATAAGGGGCTAGCTTTCATTGTGTATAGGGACTACGCCTGCTGCAATACGAATCAAGATGACGAAACCAGGCAACAAACCGCGCCAATAGTCCAAGCCGGCGCCTTGGAGAGTCTCCAAATGGGCGAGTCGGTGTCCATCGTCGCCAGCACGCTTCTTCACGCCTTGGAAGAGCTATGGTCAGTGGGAGTTGACAGCTCATTGCCTCCAAAGTTCGCCCCTTTCACAGAATTCAATGCCCCCTACGTTTGGTGGTACTACCAGAGAAATCAGCTGAAGACAAGGTTTGATGAGTTAAACCCGGAACACTTACAGTACATTTTGCTCTTCCAGACATATCTTGACAAACATTTGGGCTCCGAATACCAGATTGTCGACCAACTCTTAGAGGACGGCCAAACAATGACCAAGTATTTGCAATACCTTTATGTATGTCACGAAATTCCTCTAATCAACATGGAGCCGAAGGGGTAAACTAAATGACTGCCAGATCCCCGGAGAGATACAACTATCAAAGCGAGACGGGGACGATGCCCGGTTCCACCGAGCTTTCAAAGCAACATCTTGGTTGCAGAACTTTAGCATGGGAACGAACGTGAGAGGTACCAATGGCAACAACTCGCCAGAACTACGCCTAGGAATTACCGGAACATCCTGGAGCTATGACGGCTCCTTCCAAAAGAATACAGAACTATGGAACTTCAAGTGCAAGTTTGGCAGTCACGAGATTTTCGacatcaaggaccttgaTATACTTCCTCTCAGCTTCGCTGATCCTGAGGTAGCCCAGACACTGCGACATCGCGGAGAGAGGTTTTGGGAGTGCAGGTGGCCAACTTACATCTCCTACCACAGCGACTGCAACCTCGATGCAGTAAGCAGGCCCACACtcttgtcgttgttgttgatgaatctCCAGCTGACCATGTCATTTGAAGCAAGATGTTCGTCACATGGTTGACTACAACACATACAAGGAAATGCATCCCCCGCCGGCGGACCGGGTCCCCAATAAAGACGATCTTGGAATCGAAGCAACCACGATGGACGCACCACTGCCAAATGATGATGTCCTCCTCTGTCTGCCAGCAGTAGTCCCAGGGTACCATATGCACAAGAAGGAATGGTTCCCGCTCCATGTCAGCCGCATACGGCACGTGCGGTGGAACGACGATGCATATACGAGGCTTGTAGTCCCCGAGAACAAAAAGAAGCTAATCAAAGCCCTCGTTATCAAGCAAATCATGGCCGAGGAGAGCACCGATCTTATAAGCGGCAAGGGCAATGGCTTGTTCATCTTGCTTCACGGTGGCCCGGGGACAGGCAAGACTTTGACCGCAGAGAGCGTGGCCGAAATAGCTCGAAAGCCTCTCTATCGTGTGACATGTGGCGATGTTGGTACCAAGCCTGA
This window contains:
- a CDS encoding AAA family ATPase (similar to Colletotrichum gloeosporioides Nara gc5 XP_007282390.1), producing the protein MHHQQSGSGAKCFARKRTRTVDSSSEDSCSDGSDGPDVTRIRTTENARDAFPIQVDWRRLLCQNLHLDHEETDNVIRASLQGIMQRLKEADRLLQMSSNVDQLMVPEYQTMHRVRCHEQLTTELFLGEPWPVRNTSGDIHLRGSGLVDNLELHLERHKGLAFIVYRDYACCNTNQDDETRQQTAPIVQAGALESLQMGESVSIVASTLLHALEELWSVGVDSSLPPKFAPFTEFNAPYVWWYYQRNQLKTRFDELNPEHLQYILLFQTYLDKHLGSEYQIVDQLLEDGQTMTKYLQYLYIPGEIQLSKRDGDDARFHRAFKATSWLQNFSMGTNVRGTNGNNSPELRLGITGTSWSYDGSFQKNTELWNFKCKFGSHEIFDIKDLDILPLSFADPEVAQTLRHRGERFWECRWPTYISYHSDCNLDAQDVRHMVDYNTYKEMHPPPADRVPNKDDLGIEATTMDAPLPNDDVLLCLPAVVPGYHMHKKEWFPLHVSRIRHVRWNDDAYTRLVVPENKKKLIKALVIKQIMAEESTDLISGKGNGLFILLHGGPGTGKTLTAESVAEIARKPLYRVTCGDVGTKPEEVERYLETVLLLGKRWGCVVLLDEADVFLMQRSVEDFKRNALVSVFLRVLEYYDGILILTSNRVGTFDAAFKSRIQLSLHYPPLTEQDRLKIWTTFVEHVEGLTNSQTASLGIRSSEIKDRLPQLAKKMLNGREIRNAVSTARQLAMFEQEAMGYEHLETVVLEMEKFDQYATELKGGLTDDVVARHFQER